One Dermacentor albipictus isolate Rhodes 1998 colony chromosome 10, USDA_Dalb.pri_finalv2, whole genome shotgun sequence genomic window, TGGCGCGATCTTTGACGCCTTTCACGCACACCTCAACCCACGAGACGGCTAAAAGGGACCGCTTGCATATCACTTGGTGATGGCCCTATTCCCACGAGtattcctttgttcttttttaaaACGGAGCTTTCTACCTCTACCTGGGGTTGACGGCTGTCTGGTCGAGTAAATTGGGGCGATCATTGAAACAGTGTCATCAGAGACGATGACTTTGGGGGTTTATTCTGACACCATCGCACAAGGTGTGTCGTCCTCACAAGGGCATTATAACGGCTTGTAGGGCGCACTGATAATGGATGCAGTGCAGTGTGGCCGCACCCACACACGCCTAATAGCATTTGCCAAGTAGAGCTGACAAATCAGTGTCCCCAGCAGCGTATGTGAGAATGTCGACCGGGAAGGTATCACTAGACTTTTGCAACCAGCTTCCGTAGGTTTCTGCCCAATTTTTATGACTAGTCAGCACAATTTTCAGCTGACGtctggtttctttctttcctcaatCATGAAGAAACCCAAGTGAGACTGACGAATACGCTCTTTGCAGATCCCGCGGTGGGTCTTCACTCGCCTTCTCCGGTTCGCGCTGGGGCGACATGGTTCCACCGCTACAGGAGGACACCCGCAGCGTTGACCGGTCACTGCTTGCTGTACAGCCTGGCCGTCCTGACACTGGGATCAGTGGCCTGCCTCGCCTTCATGTTCATCCGCCACAACGAGAAGGTGTACGCTATCGTATGGAGCTTTATGGCCGAGCTGTTCGGGCGCATTTTCCGCGAAGACGGACCATGTTGAGTAGTTATTGCGAGACAGTGAAGTGGCGGCCCC contains:
- the LOC135907393 gene encoding uncharacterized protein produces the protein MSGNRGKPACSQQSLQRSSTTVESSASEISGTRGSQDSASNADVEDHRGSISPLDYVARARDPAVGLHSPSPVRAGATWFHRYRRTPAALTGHCLLYSLAVLTLGSVACLAFMFIRHNEKVYAIVWSFMAELFGRIFREDGPC